A DNA window from Stutzerimonas stutzeri contains the following coding sequences:
- the trmB gene encoding tRNA (guanosine(46)-N7)-methyltransferase TrmB: protein MTEQSPAAEEQQTEHRRTIKSFVMRAGRMTEGQQRGLEQGWPKFGLALEDGLRNFDEVFGRRAPRTFEIGFGMGHSTLEMAAAAPDQDFIGVEVHKPGVGALLSGLVSQKLNNVRVYSCDALEVLRDCVADASLDRVLLFFPDPWHKSRHHKRRIVQPAFAELIRSKLKVGGVLHMATDWEPYAEYMLEVMDVAPGYRNLAEDGRCVPRPAERPVTKFERRGERLGHGVWDLKFQRID, encoded by the coding sequence ACCATCAAGAGTTTCGTGATGCGTGCCGGGCGCATGACCGAAGGCCAGCAGCGTGGTCTGGAGCAAGGCTGGCCGAAGTTCGGTCTGGCGCTCGAGGATGGTCTGCGCAACTTCGACGAGGTGTTCGGGCGCCGCGCACCGCGCACCTTCGAGATTGGTTTCGGCATGGGTCACTCCACACTGGAAATGGCGGCTGCCGCGCCGGATCAGGACTTCATCGGCGTGGAAGTGCATAAACCCGGTGTCGGCGCGTTGCTGAGCGGACTTGTGTCACAGAAATTAAACAACGTCAGGGTCTACAGTTGCGACGCTTTGGAGGTGCTGCGCGATTGCGTGGCCGATGCCAGTCTGGACCGCGTGCTGCTGTTCTTTCCGGATCCATGGCACAAAAGCCGCCACCACAAGCGCCGCATCGTGCAGCCGGCCTTTGCCGAGCTGATACGCAGCAAGTTGAAAGTGGGCGGCGTGCTGCATATGGCGACCGATTGGGAGCCTTATGCCGAGTACATGCTCGAGGTGATGGACGTTGCCCCCGGTTATCGCAATCTGGCTGAAGACGGGCGCTGCGTGCCGCGCCCAGCAGAGCGACCGGTAACCAAGTTCGAACGCCGTGGTGAGCGGCTCGGCCATGGCGTATGGGATCTGAAGTTCCAGCGCATCGATTGA